From one Gracilibacillus salinarum genomic stretch:
- a CDS encoding Gfo/Idh/MocA family protein, whose translation MKVGIIGCGNISKIYLENATRFANYSIEAVADLVLERAQERAEQYHIPKAYTTEQLLDDPEIDFVINLTIPAVHAEIAIKALEKGKHVYGEKPLAVSLEDGQRMIETAEEKGLMIGNAPDTFLGAGIQTSRKLIDDGWIGRPLSATAFMMIAGHERWHPDPAFYYQEGGGPMFDMGPYYLHALVNLLGPVARVTGSAQMGYTERTIMSQPKFGESIKVETPTQINSVLDFEKGPVASMIMSFDTHAHQLPHIEIYGTEGTLSVPDPNTFGGPVYLRRHDHKEWQEIPLSHGFSDNSRGLGVAEMVDAIQAGKSARANGDLSYHVLEIMHGILSSSTEGKHQVLSSSCVQPDALPIGFDEKHFFC comes from the coding sequence ATGAAAGTAGGTATTATTGGTTGTGGGAATATTAGTAAAATATATTTAGAAAATGCAACGCGATTTGCTAATTATTCGATTGAAGCGGTAGCAGATCTTGTACTGGAGAGAGCACAGGAACGTGCAGAACAATACCATATTCCGAAAGCGTATACAACGGAACAACTGTTAGATGACCCTGAAATTGATTTCGTCATTAATTTAACTATACCAGCTGTCCATGCTGAGATTGCAATCAAGGCATTAGAGAAAGGTAAGCATGTATATGGTGAAAAGCCGCTAGCTGTCTCATTAGAAGACGGCCAGCGCATGATCGAAACAGCGGAGGAAAAAGGGCTGATGATTGGTAATGCGCCAGATACTTTTCTTGGAGCAGGTATTCAGACTTCAAGAAAATTGATAGATGATGGATGGATTGGACGTCCGCTTTCCGCGACTGCGTTTATGATGATAGCCGGTCATGAACGCTGGCATCCCGATCCCGCATTTTACTATCAAGAAGGCGGGGGACCAATGTTCGATATGGGGCCTTATTACTTACATGCTCTCGTCAACTTATTAGGTCCAGTTGCCCGTGTCACCGGTTCAGCACAGATGGGCTACACAGAAAGAACGATTATGAGTCAGCCTAAATTCGGCGAATCGATAAAAGTAGAAACACCGACACAGATTAATAGTGTATTAGATTTTGAAAAAGGTCCCGTAGCATCCATGATCATGAGCTTTGATACCCATGCTCATCAGTTACCGCATATTGAAATATATGGAACAGAAGGTACATTATCAGTACCAGATCCGAATACGTTTGGTGGTCCCGTTTATCTAAGAAGACATGATCATAAGGAGTGGCAGGAGATTCCGTTATCACACGGTTTTTCTGATAACAGCAGAGGCTTAGGAGTAGCTGAAATGGTCGATGCCATTCAAGCTGGCAAATCAGCGAGAGCGAATGGTGATCTGTCCTATCATGTACTAGAAATTATGCATGGCATACTAAGCTCTTCTACAGAGGGGAAACACCAAGTGCTGTCAAGCAGCTGCGTACAGCCAGATGCCCTGCCAATAGGTTTTGATGAGAAACATTTTTTTTGTTAA
- the trhA gene encoding PAQR family membrane homeostasis protein TrhA, whose protein sequence is MGSTHEFSLKEEIANSVTHGIGMALSIAGLVLLIVFSSLHGSPWHIVSFTLFGVTMVLLYTSSTLLHSLPKGKAKDVFEILDHSSIYFFIAGTYTPFLFVIVRGWEGWTLFGIIWGLAIGGTVFKAFFVKRFLFFSTILYVIMGWLIVFTWNPLVETLAPNGVRLLVLGGVLYTVGAVFYVWRGFKYHHALWHLFVLAGTIMHFFAVLLYVLPVE, encoded by the coding sequence ATGGGCTCCACACATGAATTTTCACTAAAAGAAGAAATTGCTAACTCCGTTACGCATGGAATCGGGATGGCACTCAGTATCGCCGGCCTGGTGCTTTTAATCGTCTTTTCTTCTTTACACGGCTCACCATGGCATATCGTCAGCTTCACTTTATTCGGCGTTACCATGGTATTACTCTATACATCTTCAACCCTATTACACAGCTTACCAAAAGGAAAGGCAAAAGATGTGTTTGAAATATTAGATCATTCCTCGATCTATTTTTTTATTGCCGGTACGTATACACCATTTTTATTTGTTATCGTTCGTGGCTGGGAAGGCTGGACATTATTCGGGATCATTTGGGGACTGGCGATTGGCGGTACGGTGTTCAAAGCTTTCTTCGTCAAGCGATTTCTTTTCTTTTCTACCATACTGTATGTGATCATGGGCTGGCTTATCGTATTCACTTGGAATCCACTCGTAGAAACGCTCGCCCCTAACGGTGTACGATTACTTGTCTTGGGCGGTGTTCTATATACAGTTGGTGCTGTATTTTATGTATGGCGCGGCTTTAAATACCATCACGCCCTCTGGCACCTGTTTGTGCTGGCCGGTACGATTATGCATTTTTTCGCTGTACTATTGTATGTATTGCCGGTGGAATAA
- a CDS encoding Gfo/Idh/MocA family protein — protein sequence MGVKPKIRIGMIGYQFMGKAHSHAYRDLPFYFDNPLEPELTVIAGRNEEAVKEAQQKMGWLSYETDWRRVLERDDVDVIDIVTPNHTHAEIAIAAAEAGKHIITEKPLALTVEESERMLEAVQKNNVKHMICHNYRFVPAVQMAKQLIEQGRIGRIFHFRANYLQDFIIDPNFPLVWRLKKEVSGSGALGDIGAHSIDLARFLVGELKEVTAMMETFIKERPIGEMTGGLSAKGDNSEMGEVTVDDAVAILARFENGTFGTFEATRFAGGNRNKNKFEINGEKGSIRWDMENMNNLEVYLADDETGVQGFRLINCTEEVHPYAGAYWPAGHIIGYEHTFIHLMDEFLRGIHENRQPVPNFEDGVKNQRILAAVEQSAQEKRWISL from the coding sequence GTGGGCGTAAAACCAAAGATCAGGATCGGAATGATTGGGTATCAATTTATGGGAAAAGCACATAGCCATGCGTATCGAGATTTGCCTTTTTATTTTGATAATCCGTTAGAACCTGAATTAACGGTGATTGCCGGTCGTAACGAAGAAGCAGTAAAAGAGGCCCAGCAAAAAATGGGCTGGTTAAGCTATGAAACAGACTGGCGTCGCGTATTAGAACGCGATGATGTAGACGTGATCGATATCGTAACACCGAATCATACGCATGCAGAAATCGCCATTGCTGCTGCTGAAGCGGGGAAGCATATTATTACAGAAAAACCATTGGCTTTAACGGTTGAGGAATCAGAAAGAATGCTCGAAGCAGTACAGAAGAATAACGTGAAGCATATGATTTGCCATAATTATCGCTTCGTTCCGGCGGTTCAAATGGCGAAGCAACTGATTGAGCAAGGTCGGATCGGACGAATCTTTCATTTCCGGGCCAATTATTTACAGGATTTTATTATTGACCCCAACTTCCCACTCGTTTGGCGTCTGAAGAAAGAAGTATCAGGTTCTGGTGCACTAGGCGACATCGGGGCGCACAGTATTGACTTAGCACGTTTTCTTGTAGGTGAGCTGAAGGAAGTAACCGCCATGATGGAAACTTTCATAAAAGAACGCCCTATCGGTGAAATGACAGGAGGTTTGAGTGCAAAAGGCGATAACTCCGAAATGGGAGAAGTTACAGTGGATGATGCAGTAGCGATCCTTGCCCGATTTGAAAATGGAACGTTCGGAACCTTTGAGGCAACCCGCTTTGCAGGTGGTAATCGCAACAAGAACAAATTCGAAATTAATGGTGAAAAAGGTTCGATTCGCTGGGATATGGAAAATATGAATAATCTCGAAGTCTACTTAGCAGATGATGAAACAGGTGTGCAAGGCTTCAGACTGATAAATTGTACCGAAGAAGTCCATCCTTATGCCGGCGCCTACTGGCCAGCTGGTCATATTATCGGTTATGAGCATACGTTTATTCATTTAATGGATGAATTTCTCAGAGGCATTCATGAGAACCGCCAACCTGTGCCAAACTTTGAAGATGGCGTCAAAAACCAGCGGATCCTGGCTGCAGTGGAACAATCTGCTCAGGAAAAGCGTTGGATAAGCCTATAA
- a CDS encoding DMT family transporter: protein MWKEWSKIIVAGLFEVGWVIGITHAGTVLEWTATIIAIVISFYFLINAGKDIPVGTAYAVFVGLGTAGTVVLDVLLFGASMSWAKGLLLLLLLAGIAGLKLASDEKEVSD, encoded by the coding sequence ATGTGGAAAGAGTGGTCTAAGATTATTGTAGCAGGTCTGTTTGAAGTAGGCTGGGTTATTGGTATTACACATGCAGGGACTGTATTGGAATGGACAGCGACAATCATAGCTATTGTGATTAGTTTTTATTTTCTGATTAATGCTGGAAAAGACATTCCGGTTGGTACTGCCTATGCTGTATTCGTCGGCTTGGGAACTGCAGGAACTGTCGTGTTAGATGTTCTGCTATTTGGTGCATCGATGTCATGGGCCAAAGGACTTCTGTTATTACTTCTATTAGCAGGTATAGCAGGATTGAAATTAGCTTCAGATGAAAAGGAGGTAAGTGACTGA
- a CDS encoding DMT family transporter, which produces MAWFMLIAAGLLEMIAVIGMNQWHKTKSKLSFFVMIFSFISSFFFLYLALQTIPMGVGYAVWTGIGAAGGALVGMIWYKESANFKRIFFLILIIVAVIGLKLVG; this is translated from the coding sequence ATGGCTTGGTTTATGTTAATAGCAGCAGGGCTTTTGGAGATGATCGCGGTAATTGGGATGAATCAGTGGCATAAAACGAAATCAAAGCTAAGCTTTTTCGTGATGATTTTCAGCTTCATCAGTAGCTTTTTCTTTCTTTACCTGGCATTACAAACGATACCGATGGGTGTAGGCTATGCTGTTTGGACTGGTATCGGTGCCGCTGGAGGGGCTTTGGTCGGCATGATTTGGTATAAAGAATCTGCCAATTTCAAACGAATCTTTTTCCTGATACTCATTATTGTAGCGGTTATTGGATTGAAATTAGTAGGTTAA
- a CDS encoding sugar phosphate isomerase/epimerase family protein: MKLGVFAVLFGDKSLEEALDKVQNAGLETVEIGAGGYPGNAHCNPEILLQDEQKLQAFQQAFEQRGISISALSCHGNPLHPNQDIALQHHHQFEQTVLLAEKIGVDTVVTFSGCPGESEYSRNPVWVTAAWPDDHPEVLAWQWEEKVIPYWKEQQAFLQSHGVRVAIEPHPGFVVYNNETALKLRASCGEQIGVNFDPSHLYWQQMDPVISIKELGKHNALFHFHAKDTAIDPENTAANGVLDTKPYSDELNRSWIFRTIGYGHGEQEWKRIISALQLIGYQGAVSIEHEDSLMSVDEGFQKAVDLLQNCLIKEKVGEMWWA, translated from the coding sequence GTGAAATTAGGTGTATTTGCGGTTCTATTTGGAGACAAATCATTGGAAGAAGCATTGGATAAGGTTCAGAATGCAGGATTAGAAACGGTAGAAATAGGTGCAGGAGGCTATCCAGGTAATGCACATTGCAACCCGGAGATTCTTCTGCAGGATGAACAAAAATTACAAGCATTCCAACAAGCATTTGAACAGCGGGGGATATCGATTAGTGCCTTAAGCTGTCACGGTAATCCCTTGCACCCAAATCAAGATATAGCATTACAGCATCATCATCAATTTGAACAAACGGTTTTATTAGCAGAAAAAATAGGCGTCGATACAGTAGTAACTTTTTCTGGTTGTCCGGGCGAATCGGAATATTCCCGTAATCCAGTGTGGGTGACAGCTGCCTGGCCAGATGACCATCCTGAAGTATTAGCATGGCAATGGGAAGAAAAGGTGATTCCATATTGGAAAGAGCAGCAAGCCTTTTTGCAGTCACATGGTGTAAGAGTGGCGATTGAGCCGCATCCAGGCTTTGTTGTTTATAATAACGAAACAGCATTAAAGTTGCGCGCATCTTGTGGCGAGCAAATAGGCGTCAATTTCGATCCCAGCCATTTGTATTGGCAACAAATGGACCCGGTAATCAGTATTAAAGAATTAGGTAAGCACAATGCCTTGTTTCATTTTCATGCAAAAGACACAGCTATTGATCCTGAAAATACGGCAGCTAATGGTGTATTGGATACAAAGCCATATAGTGATGAACTAAACCGTTCCTGGATTTTCCGTACGATCGGCTATGGACATGGTGAACAGGAATGGAAGCGAATCATTAGTGCATTGCAGCTCATCGGTTATCAAGGTGCAGTCAGTATCGAACATGAAGACAGCTTAATGTCAGTTGATGAAGGTTTTCAGAAGGCAGTTGATCTATTACAGAATTGCTTAATTAAAGAGAAGGTAGGTGAAATGTGGTGGGCGTAA
- a CDS encoding ThuA domain-containing protein — protein MKQALIFQGGWQGHEPEDVAHILAGLLEKEDYQVKITDTLQTLAEDDLTQYDLIVPNWTQGTIEQEQLQPLLKAVEQGTGLAGLHGGMGDSFRMEVDYQFMVGGQWVAHPGNDGVEYDVHIVDADHPLTEGMKDFKVVSEQYYMHVDPAVQVHATTRFPVAEGPYQTNGEVDMPVVWTKKWGKGKVYYCGLGHVAEIVKMPEVLQLMKNGFIWASR, from the coding sequence ATGAAACAGGCATTAATTTTTCAAGGTGGTTGGCAAGGGCACGAGCCAGAAGATGTAGCTCATATTTTGGCAGGATTATTAGAAAAAGAAGATTATCAGGTGAAGATCACAGATACGTTACAAACATTGGCAGAAGATGATTTAACTCAGTATGATCTGATTGTGCCGAATTGGACACAGGGTACGATTGAGCAAGAGCAGCTTCAACCATTATTAAAAGCAGTGGAGCAGGGAACAGGATTGGCAGGACTTCATGGTGGAATGGGGGATTCCTTCCGGATGGAAGTCGATTATCAATTTATGGTTGGTGGCCAGTGGGTAGCGCATCCCGGCAATGATGGGGTGGAATATGATGTACATATTGTCGATGCGGACCACCCGCTTACTGAGGGAATGAAGGATTTTAAAGTCGTGTCTGAGCAATATTACATGCATGTCGATCCAGCCGTACAGGTACACGCAACGACAAGATTTCCAGTGGCAGAAGGACCCTACCAAACAAATGGTGAAGTAGATATGCCCGTTGTCTGGACGAAAAAATGGGGAAAAGGAAAGGTTTATTATTGCGGCTTAGGACACGTGGCAGAAATCGTCAAGATGCCAGAGGTATTGCAATTGATGAAAAACGGTTTTATTTGGGCCAGCAGATAG